In Oryza brachyantha chromosome 1, ObraRS2, whole genome shotgun sequence, the following are encoded in one genomic region:
- the LOC102718786 gene encoding nematode resistance protein-like HSPRO1: MATPKLSAVSTVRPDDKQRAASSSAAAVSVAPLIRVQDDTAIEEYEQYLRLPELARLWKDRCCPEWADEGLVKPALQALEITFRFVSVALSDPRGYASRRELARRLEALAAREVELVATLCEGERCAPLAELSASEGVLPRERSASEVWQLPGSATAVVCQVSEASLLPRLAAWDKSETVAAKIKYAIESQMQGCVFTLGLGEPNLAGKPVLEYDRVVKPHELHALKAKATPEAKTGYRNRENEAVCTIHQILESWLCAASQLITRLNERIEARNWEAAASDCWILERVWKLLADVEDLHLLMDPDDFLRLKSQLAIRAAPGSDASFCFRSRALLHVANATRDIKKRVPWVLGVEVDPNGGPRVQEAAMKLFHSRRRGEGEEAGKLELLQAFQAVEAAVRRFFFAYRQLVAAVMGTAESSTNRALFLPEEEMDPLAQMFLEPPYFPSLDAAKTFLADYWVRRMAGDSASSRRS; encoded by the coding sequence ATGGCAACACCGAAGCTGTCCGCTGTCTCGACGGTGCGGCCGGACGATAAGCAGCGCGcggcctcgtcgtcggcggcggcggtgtcggtTGCGCCTCTGATCAGGGTGCAGGACGACACGGCGATCGAGGAGTACGAGCAGTACCTGCGGCTTCCGGAGCTTGCGAGGCTGTGGAAGGATAGGTGCTGTCCGGAATGGGCGGACGAGGGCCTGGTCAAGCCGGCGCTGCAGGCGCTGGAGATCACCTTCCGCTTCGTGTCCGTGGCGCTCTCCGACCCGCGGGGCTACGCCAGCCGCCGCGAGCtcgcgcggcggctcgaggCGCTCGCGGCAAGGGAGGTGGAGCTGGTGGCCACGCTCTGCGAGGGCGAGCGGTGCGCGCCGCTGGCCGAGCTGAGCGCGTCCGAGGGCGTGCTCCCGCGGGAGCGGAGCGCGTCTGAGGTGTGGCAGCTTCCCGGTAGCGCCACCGCGGTGGTGTGCCAGGTCAGCGAGGCCAGCCTGCTCCCGCGCCTCGCTGCGTGGGACAAGTCCGAGACCGTCGCGGCCAAGATCAAGTACGCCATCGAGAGCCAGATGCAGGGCTGTGTGTTCACCCTAGGCCTCGGCGAGCCCAACCTCGCCGGCAAGCCGGTGCTTGAGTACGACCGCGTGGTGAAGCCGCACGAGCTGCACGCCCTCAAGGCGAAGGCCACGCCGGAGGCCAAGACCGGCTACCGCAACAGGGAGAACGAGGCGGTGTGCACCATCCACCAGATACTGGAGTCCTGGTTGTGCGCGGCCTCACAACTTATCACCCGCCTAAACGAGCGAATTGAAGCAAGAAACTGGGAGGCCGCGGCGAGCGACTGCTGGATCCTGGAACGCGTCTGGAAGCTGCTCGCCGATGTCGAGGACCTGCACCTGCTGATGGATCCGGACGACTTCCTGCGGCTCAAGAGCCAGCTCGCGATACGGGCGGCACCGGGCTCCGACGCGTCCTTCTGCTTCCGCTCCAGGGCGCTGCTGCACGTTGCTAACGCCACGAGGGACATCAAGAAGCGTGTGCCGTGGGTGCTCGGCGTAGAGGTGGATCCCAACGGCGGGCCGAGGGTGCAGGAGGCGGCCATGAAGCTGTTCCacagccggcggcgcggcgagggcgaggaggccggcAAGTTGGAGCTGCTGCAGGCATTTCAGGccgtggaggcggcggtgaggaggttcTTCTTCGCGTACCGGCAGCTCGTCGCGGCAGTGATGGGCACCGCGGAGTCTTCAACCAACCGGGCGCTGTTCttgccggaggaggagatggatcCCCTGGCGCAGATGTTCCTCGAGCCTCCCTACTTCCCCAGCCTCGACGCTGCTAAGACATTCTTGGCTGACTACTGGGTACGGCGCATGGCCGGTGATTCTGCTTCGTCAAGGCGAAGCTGA